In Struthio camelus isolate bStrCam1 chromosome 3, bStrCam1.hap1, whole genome shotgun sequence, the DNA window CCCTCCCTGGCAGAGGATTCGCTCCTGGGTGCCGAGGTGGTCTGCTCCATCCAAAGCCTCCGTTGGTGTccgcgcagcccccagcccctggtGCTTACCGGACTTGGCCCCGTCGGGCGGCAGGAGCCCGCAGATGAGGTTGATGCCTTCGTCGCCCAGCATGCAGTCTCCCAGATCCAGAGCCACCAgcgagggatggatggagagcgCGGGGTTGAGGAGAGCCAAGCCAGCGTCCGTCAGGGGGCTCCCATGGAGGCTGCACGGGCGAAAGGGAGAACTGCTACCGAGCCTTCCTCCTCCCGGCCAGGGGCTAACGGGGAGGCAGAAGCAGACggcatgaggaggaggaggaggaggcggggggagggTGGAAACCCGAGCGCCAGGTGGGGGAAACACAGCACGACTCACAACAGCGACTGGACGGAGCGGTTGGTCTTCAGGGCCTCGGCCAGCTGCTTGACGCGGTTGATGTTGGAGACGATGCCCAGGTTGAGGTTGAGCTGGGCCAGGGAGCGGGACTCGGCCGCGCCGCGGCAGACGTGCCCGAAGTCGCGCTCCGAGAGGCGGCAGCCGCGCAGCGACAGCAGCCGCACCGAGTTCTCGCGCAGCCCCTCGCAGATGTCGCGCACCTCCGCCCCGGACAGCGTCTCCCCGGAGATCTGGATGGAGCCCGGCAGCATcttccgcccgcccgcccgccggccgacGGCTCGGCCTCAGCGCCCGCCGCGCATggccgcggccggccgcccgcagccgcggggccgccgcgctgcgctcTGCGCGCCCAggcgggcaccgccgccgccgccgccaggcagtgccggcccggcccggccccccgcggccccgggggcgtcACCGCGCAACCTTaccgggcgccgccgggccgccccgctccgcgccgcgccgcccgccatcAGCTGCGCCGCCGCCCGGGCTGAGCCACGGGCGCCCagcggccgcccgcagcccgcgccattcccgcccgccgcggctctCAGCGCCGCGCAGGCAGCGCTCACCAGCCCGCCCGCAcctgcggcgccgccgccgccgccgctgccgtccctcccgccgggcggggccggctgcggccgcggctccggcatggcggcgggggggggggggtgtcgccccgcccctcccccccctccggcGGGCCCCCGGCGCCATCTtgcgcccccggcgccgctcgagGCGCCCCGGAGACATGTTGGGCTTTgggcagcgcggcccccccccgggagAGCAAGCCCTGAGAGAAGCCCCCCAGCAGGGCTCctcgctgccccgccccggggcgaCACTTTGGCAAAGGGCGGCCGACACCGCCGGGGTCTGCGGCGCTCTCGGGGTGCACCTCGGTCCGAGAAACAGCAGCCCCCTGGACCGACTTTGGCGCCGTTGTCACTTATAACCCGCCACCGCCTGAGCTGTCAGCGGTTGTTTCGTCCTTCCCCGGCCACCCGGTCACGGGCGGCCGAGGCCGTGGTGCACGCAGGTTGAGGCTGCCGGCCTTGGGGGCACCTTGGAGGCCATCATCTCCTGCGGCGTCACCTGGCAAGCGTGGCGGCCAAGGGTGGTGCCGCGTCTGCACGGCCGGGGAGCACGGCCAGAAGCGGCGGCTGGCGGGAAGGGAGCCCGGTGCGGTGCCGCCACAACTCTATAGCAGGGTTATAAGGTGCAGCTGACCGTGGCAACGGCGGTAGGCGAAGGCTGCCCGGAGGCTGAACACCTCCTTTGCTACCCTGGCCAAGAGAAAGCGGGCCCAGCCAGGCGGAGCTGGGAGAGCTACAAGGGGGCGGCCGGTCCAGGAGCCGTGACCTGGGGCACATCTGGAGACTGCAACTGCAGGGAAAGGGTGCAGTGCTCTCTTCCACAGCTGGCTGGATCTCACGGCAGACTTCAGTGCGGTGCGGAGGTACGTGAGCCAGCACGGAGCTGAAATAGCGTAGCTATGCTATGCTAGCAGTTAGGAGGAGCTCCTGGTAGGTTAACCAACTTCCTAGGAATCGAGGTCAGCTGGAGGTGTTTTCTTCTCAAGAGAAGTGGGGATTCTGGACCACAGCTGGGCGTAcaagagaagcaaaggaaacagGGTCATTTTTTATccctctgctgttttttccttcctcagcagGGAACATCATTGATTAGGAGATAGCCCGACAGAACAAGGAAGCTGGGGAGACGGACATTTCTTTAGGCAGTAGAGGCCATGCCCGAGGCTCATGGTAAGGGAGAGAACTTGCTCCTGGTCACATCCCTTGCTCCAGTGCAAGGAGGCATCTGGTAAAAGGTGGAAGGATTGGGGAAGTGGTGCAGGCTTGCGTACCTCTGCAGTACAAGGCCTCTCACCCTCTACCTGATAAGAAATATGAGGGGCACAACTGACCCCCTTTTCATTCACAGAAACAGATCAGAGGggtttcacccccccccccacccccggccttTGGTAGTCCGGTACTTGGCGAGAAATGGGAAGTAGGGCCCCTGTGGTTTCAGCTCCACTGAGCTGAAAAAGGAAGCCAGTGATGTGGAAATTAGGTTAAACCACATAAGTAGGCAGCTTTCTGCGCTTAACTAATCTGCTAAGGAGCAAGCTTGGCTGCTGCGGGTAGCAACGCTCTAGTAAATTCCAATCCAGTGGGTAACTAAGGGACAAACCCAGGCTCCTCCGCTCTGTTTGCAGGCCAAGGCAGGAGAGAAGAGATGGAAAGTGAGGGGGAAATAGGATCTGAAGGGGGAACATTAATTCTTCTCCTTGGGAATGGAGTGAGCAGGTCGCCTGAGCCAAGGGCTGCACATCATATCCTGATACGAGACCAGGGAGAAGGAGCAGATAAGAATCTGTTAACTTTAACACTTTGGCTGCAGCATCTAATTTAGGCTATAGGTGTGACTGTGCTCCCTTAGTAATCCATTCCTGTTCTCTAGAGCGATCTACAGATCCCTCTTTCTCTGTGTTGCACAGGGGTGCAGATGGGCTTTGATACTGCACCTGCAAGCTAAACCACGAGTAGACCACAGGCCTGGCAAAACATCTGCATCGGGAgatgaacagctgctgcctgcatccAGCTGTTCGGAACTGGTACAGGTGATGGTTTTCAAGGAGGGAGCTACCAGTCTCCAAGGTTGCATCAACTGGTTCAAGTGAGGGACGGGATCCTTTGTATTGCATGGCTGCAAGCGGAAGAGGCTGAGTGTCAGAGGGCTGGACAGGAGGACGACCAAGTAAATGCCAACCACTGATCAGCACAGGTTGAGCACAAAACTGCCCTCGGTCTCACCTCACAATTACCTCCAGGCGCTAATTAACCCATGCTTTGTTAAACAGGCTATTTTTAGAGAGGTGCTTGGAGGAGAGCCGCTGGGACATGTCCCAATTCAGTTGACAGCAGCAGCCCTGAAGCATCACTTAAGAGCATCAGGCTGCTTCTGAAGTCCTAGTGCTGGCATCTCCCCTGCCTGCTGTCTAAAGCAAGAATGCTTTGAGGAGACAAATTCCCTACCTTGCTTTGTGCTCAAATACATTGGGAAAAAACGCACAGGAGCTAGCAGTTCAAAGCCTTGGCTCACTAAACCTAATCAGGAGATACACAGAGGGGGATTCAGCAGGAGTATTTTGTCAAGAACTTGGCGCTACTTCCTCATCACGTGCAGTTACTCAGCAGGTATGAGGAAGGTAGTTCTTCATTTACTTTCTGGGACACAAGGAGTGAGAGTTGACTCTCTACACTGATGCCATAAATAGCTAACACGTAACacgtggagaaaaaaggtggacaACCAGCGGCTAGAGCGAGACGAGGCACAGGACGAAAAGCCAACGGGAGCAGCCTACTTGCAACCTGAAACAGGACTGAGGTGACTAAGCATAACAAGGATGGAATGTAAAAAGGGTTGGATTCCCAGGCAGTgtagaggagagagggaggcctAGCATGCTTTTATGTACATTTTACCATCCTCTTTCTAATCTAACAGCCTTATATATTTATTCTAGCTGGATAATAAAAAGTGGCTTGCACAAGACTCAGAGCTACCCTTCCTcaaaagggaaaggaggggggaatATGTTTTAGATTTGCTCCAACAGCCACAGCAGGAAATAAAGGCATTAAAGGCAGAAACAGTCTGGCATGCTAGATTTATAATGCTTATCCTGGTAACTAGAAGACTTGAGTAAGCACTGAGAGATGCCCTCCCGCAAGGACTTTATGAAGGCTGCATGCTCAGCATGCTCTGTGGAGCTGCGGCAACTCATGCAATTCCCTGCAAAAGCAcgttcctctctctccctctttctcagcAAAAGGGCATGCTGCCTCTCTCAGGGCTCAGCAGAGCACTGAACTTTTGCTTGTACAGAGCACTTCAGACTCCAGCTTCTACTGCACAGAGAATGAGTTGAGGCTGAGAAAGTGGGGCCCCACAGCTGCCAAAATGGTGGTCAGCCACTTGTCACCTTGGTTGGCTATCTCTAGCCCAGACACAGCACAGAACCTGCCTGGGGTAGAATGAGGACTTTGCTCACTGCCATCCCCTCGCGCTGAGTAAAAACCTGGCTCACAGCTGGAGCCAAGTGGCTAAGCATGGGAGGCAAGCACAGCTCTTCTCCAGTGGTGCCCTTAGATCCAACAGGATAAGAGTTTGACCCGGAATGATTTTTGGTCATTTTGGTCATTTTTTGGCTGGAATTATTCCAGTGGCAATTtgccattgacttttttttttttttttttttaattgaagcagATAACCAGCCTGACTGGCGTAGCTGGCACTGttgtgttctctttctttttaccCTGCTTCCAGTCTGAATGCTGctacagcagcatcctctcccaCCAATATAGGCAAGGAGCAAAAGAGTGCAATTCTGACATGCCCTCTACCTCATGCTCAGATAATTTGTGGGAATACTAAGAGAGGGAAAGTCCTTGGCTTTTTCATTCTGAAGGTGAGGGAAAACTTCTCTCAGGGTGGGTTCCTCTCCCACAGTCATCCTGAgctaaaggaagaagagagagaagctgaaaaCCAGGTATCAGCTAACAGCTTTCCACTCTTGGACCAGACAAGTTAGAGCAGTGAGGGAAGATTACATCCAAATTATGCAGTCGTGAGTTTCTGAAGTTCAAGTAAGCCTAGCCTAGGTCGCTCCATTTCCACGTAGTTACTGGAGCTTTCCTGCATGAGGACACTGGGGCTGAACGTGCCAACTCCATTACCATTGTAGACTCCCCCTTGCTTTACAGAAGTGCTTTTACTGGAGAGGAGTTTGCCagacacactctctctctctcaaggctCAGGAGCCTCTTCAGAAAGAAGACCTAGCCTCTACTTGAAAAGCCGGAGAGTACACAACAGATGCCGTACATGGTGGATCTGGGGCAGCAGGATGCCTCTGCTGACCGGAGAGAGAAATGAGGTAAAAATCCCACATCTGGGAGACACAAGAGCAAGGTGCATGAGGGTGAACTAGCCTCTGTAACAGAAATATCACAGAAGactgtgcgcgcacacacacattgCCTCTGGGGCAGGCTGCAGTTAGAACTGCAGTCCCAGAGAGCGACACAGGCAGAAGGCAGATAAGAACAAAAGGTGCTGTGAAAGCAGAGGGACAGAGATACACTTCTTATACACACAAGAGAACGGACAGCGAAGCGAGACAGCAGCTTGGACCACGTGAAAAGAGAGAGGGATCAATATGGAGCATAACAAGAAAGAGATGATATGGTTAAACATTGTGCTGTTTCAAAAAAACTCTTGAGCCCGCTAAAGTTCACGTGCCTTTTGGCAACTGTTGAAAAACTGTCCATGTAACATGGAGCATTTGAAATGGGACAGGACAAAAGTGCAAAGAATTCTGTTTTGAGTCTAGGAAGGAAGGGACAGACAAAGGAGCAGAGACCCACCACCACTCTCCCATTACACAAGTAGGCTCAAATGTAAGACATCATTCAGCACCAACATCCATTTAATTCTTCCCTCCTCAGGACAGGAACAGAGCGCATAGCCCTGGGGTTATAGGAGGAAGCAGAAAGATGGGGGGAGGGACAAACTGAGCTGGGAAATCCCAGCGAAGCGTGCAGGTGACAGAACTGCTCTACGCCAAGCAGCCCAGACCTGGGCAGGGGAAGAGCCTAATTCTGTCACTGAGGTGCTGCCCCACTCTGCTGCCCAAAACTGCAACCCAAAAGAAAAGTCCAGGAAAACAACATAAAACCAAGTCCTATTCCTGCTGCTCTGTCCTTTTCCTAGGAGACAGCAGGGATACTGCTCTATACAGCCCCGAAAGTAGTGAAGGAAGCAAGTCCAAGTTCATGAAACTACAGGGTCAATGCCATGGCTTTGGCTGTTGCGTTCAGTACAGCGTTGGAAACAACTGGAATGTCTCTAGCAACTCTCTGAAAGGGCGGCATGTTAGGTCCTTCCAACGTGTCCAGGATAcctgaagagaacagaaaaaaaacaggagagtgGCAAGAGTTAGTACCACGCTGATCCAGATGCACGTGAcgtttttttcttgctctctctggCCCGTGGCTGACCATGGCAGGGCCTAGGATGTGGGAAACGTGCAGGGAGAAGACATCTAGCCCCAAGGAATGGGCAGGCAGCCTTTGGCTTCAGATAAAGCAATAAACACTTCCATCCAGAGAGAGAGCAGCGTACAGATCAGAGCTTATCCCTGGGGCAGGGAAACTGTGTCCTCGAGGGAAGCACAGATCGTGTCACCTTGAGGGTGCCAAATCCAACCCTCTGCCGTCTGACCTGAATGCAGATACTGCTGGGGGATGCTGCTCTGCCAAAGCAGCCTGATAAAATCCTCTCCCCACCTCATCCCAGCACAGACCCCCAGCTCTCTCTTAGATCCACTGGTTGCTTCCCTCCTGAGATACACTTGCAGACTTACATCAGGAGCTGCAGATGGGGATGCAATATGGAATTTTATTGCTGCAATGTAAACAGGGACCAGGTTTGGAAGCAAACATATGTACTGATGGAAGTGTCCTCCAGACTTTATCAGTTACCCTCTCAAAACTGATAATCGGTCCTGGAGATTGTTTAAGAAAATTGCGTGGAGTATATTCTACCCTATGTCATTTGTTGAAGAGTCACAGATCAGGGCTCAGAACGCTGGCCATGAGAATGGATGCAGGCAAGAACTGTATTTACATCTAAAAGGACTTTTAATGCCATGCTATAATCTTAAATTATCGAGACTTACCTTCAATATCATGAACAGGACTGGTTGCCTAAACTCAAAAAAGGGACTACAGAATGGCACGTTTAGGGATCTGAAAACTCTAGTGATTGAAGACTGtgactttttttggtttgttttaaaggGATAGTGACTTTTgttaggggaaaacaaaaaaagatgcaaaaaggaGACCTGAATATGTATAGCTTGGTAAATAGCACAGACTGGGGGAGGTGGAGCTTCTGCTGCCTGTTTTGTACAACACAAGATAAAAAAAGGCATTACACcaattttaagaaggaaaaagatttttcttgcgATACATTGACTGTGGATTTTCTGACCAGAGAAAGCAACCTGATTTCAGCAAGATTCAGGAAGGGACTGGATATCTGCGTGAGTGGAACAGTCAGTGCTGTGACACTTCATTTATGGGGAAAATTAAACCTTCTGCCTCACAACTTCTGTCCTAAACCCTGAGACTCGGCACAAACAGATTACCCCATGTCTATCTGCTGCCCCATTTGGACAGCTTCCTCTAACACAGCTAGCGCTGGCCGCTCTTGGATAGGAAGTTGGCACATATCCCAGGTTGGATCCAACTGGCTGTATTTTTTCTGGGAGGGAACAAAAAGCAATTCCTCTTCCCCCAGATCTAACAGGCACTCCCTTCCTATCTCCCCTTCTTACCTTCTACTACCTTGTGATAAGCAAAGTGCAGGTAGAGGAGGAAAAGCATATGCAGAGCAGCAAGGGTCCCACACAAGATGAGCCGCTGAGTATGCCCCACGGTACGTGACACTAGCACAGCAACCTAGGAGAGAGGTGGAGATTACAGACAAGGTAGCTGCTACCTCAGCCTTTGGCGTTGCAGTCAGATGCACATAGGCAGATGGGCCAAGTGGTAAGAGCCAACAGAAACTACTCAGAGACTCTTTGGCAGTTTACACCACCAAATTCAAAGTAAACTGACTGTTTCATGTAGGTGAAGCTTGTCCAGCCTTGCCAAGAGTTCAGGATGCTCAGGCAGGACTCTGCACCACAGTAGGGGCTGTAAGGGAGCAGACCTCCTGCAGCCATTAGAATGCGTGAGGACATTAAGCCGAGTGTCACTTCCAGACACCAGCGGCCAAGCAACCCAGAAGTGTCAGGCTGTTGTTCTTAGCAGCCTTACTGGCTTTGATATGAACTGCCTGCCccaagaaacagaaagcaaatgacattctcctctttttttttttttttttggtccccaAAGCAGGAGGGCTCCCAGCTGCCTGTCCCTTACCATTCGTAGTGTCGAGAGTCCACCAACACCCAGCCAGAAGATATAGAAGAGGGAGTGGAAGTGGATATTATAGGTAACAAAGAGGGTGATGCAGTGTCCAAAGAGGCCATAGCcctgacaaaacaaaaatacacgtGTTATGAATGACAGTCCCACGTGAAGGGCTACTGGTCAAAACCATGAGTAGGCTACTCCTGCAGCGTTTCATGGAGGCAAAGCTTCACTAATCACTCACTCAACACCCAAGAGTCAATCAGCACACCAAACGTAAAAGCCAGTGTGCTGTGGGAGCAGCTCACATCCAGCTTCTCTGCCTGAAGGAGTCACAGGGATGATAGAAATCACAGCAACttgggaaacagagaaaaaatcaGCCTCTGTTTCCAGAGAAATTGGAATCTCCTGCTTTTTACCACCATGCTCTCAGATCAGGAAGTCCAAAGCAGATCTGCATGAAGCAACAGCCACTTTGTGCTGTCCTCGTACCTGGGATGGGGCAAGTCAGAAGAACAACTTGGAATTCCAGCCTATCCCCATGCAATAGGACTGCAGTCACCTGGGACCATTAATTGATAAGGAGACTTCCACGTCTCAGGGAAgacccccccacaccacccttctgCTGAAGCACCATGCAGCCAACCTGCATCTTAGCCCCATCCATACATACCAACAGTGACAGCATCTGCACCATCGTGATTTGGGCATTGCACAGATATGCCAGGAAATAGATGAAAGAGGAGACGCCCAACCAGTAACCGAAGCAGGTGCCAATGGCTGTGCCCATCAGTGTGCCTTCCCTCTGCAGAGACAGTGTCAGGGTGAGGAGAGCGCAAAGAACTGACCTGTCAGGACCCAAATTCCACCTCAGAGAGTTCCCAGAGCCTTTGCTAGGCATGACTGAATAGCCAGCCAGCAGCGTCCAGGATGCCACATGGCCTACTGCCCAGCCCTTCCAGCAACACAGCATCAAGATTTTCTGAtgcttgcttccttcctcctACCCCCAAATTAACTCTTCCTCAAATCAGTCTGCTTTTCAGCAAGGTGCTGTTCAGTCACGGGAGaggcttcctctccctctctagCCTCATTATGGCAATTCAGATCCCAGTGCAAACCCCAACCTATCGCTGAGACTCGCCGTACAATGATGGTGTCCGAAGTCTTCATCCCATGCAAGAGGATGGCCACCAGCGTGAAAACCAGCATGAGGGGCCCATAGAGCTCGCCTGCAATCTTCTACAGGAGGAGACAGACCAGGGAAGGCTTGGTTAGTGCTCCTGAAGGCCAGACTCCCCACCCCAAGCCATGTGAGAAGTGCCTTGGATGAATTTTGTCACTTAGCCACCTACTGATCTGAGAAGTAACAGTAAGGCCGCTGCTGACAGGAGCCAGGAAAAATAGGTCATGTGATTAAGAGTCAAAGTGGTGTTAAACAGGATGCCAAAACACGATAAGTGAAGTCTGGAGATCTAGAACTGTACCAGCATTAAGGGTAGCAGAAAGGGGTTTAGAAGCATCCTGGGAAAGAGCTTACCAGCATTTTCAGGCAGATGAACAACTAGCAAACTCAGGCCCTTACTAACACGGGCTAATCAAAATCTCCAAGGTGTCTGTGGGACATTCTCTTGAGCCATGGAGTTTGATTCAGCAAAAGGGAACTCACCTGTGGGAAATTAATCATCTTGACGGGAACCATGGACTCTAGCAGTCTGCAtcacagaaaaaacacagaacgacatcaaaagcaggaaaaacaaccAGGTTAACGAGATGCCTCAGCAGTAAAAGATCCCATACCCCAGTCACCAGTATTTTCCTGTTGTGCCTCACAGGCCTTGGTAGACACAGATTCCTTCTGAAGAGTCACAAAAGGTAGCTAAAGAAAACAATCTTATTATCCACAGGCTAACTTTGCCAGGGGGATTTAATGAAAACATACACAGATCCATTCAGGGATGAGGGGA includes these proteins:
- the YIPF3 gene encoding protein YIPF3, with translation MSAPGAAAPGGGRSGAAEWGGFEDNMQGGGSAVIDMENMDDTSGSSFEDMGEMHQRMKEEEEEAEGEAAAAEEEDGEFLGMKGLRGQLGRQVADQMWQVGKRQASKAFSLYANIDILRPYFDVEPVQVRTRLLESMVPVKMINFPQKIAGELYGPLMLVFTLVAILLHGMKTSDTIIREGTLMGTAIGTCFGYWLGVSSFIYFLAYLCNAQITMVQMLSLLGYGLFGHCITLFVTYNIHFHSLFYIFWLGVGGLSTLRMVAVLVSRTVGHTQRLILCGTLAALHMLFLLYLHFAYHKVVEGILDTLEGPNMPPFQRVARDIPVVSNAVLNATAKAMALTL